A genome region from Lutra lutra chromosome 11, mLutLut1.2, whole genome shotgun sequence includes the following:
- the LOC125080894 gene encoding COP9 signalosome complex subunit 8-like — protein sequence MPVAVMAESAFSFKKLLDQCENQELEAPGGIATPPVYGQLLALYLLHNDMNNARYLWKRIPPAIKSANSELGGIWSVGQRIWQRDFPGIYTTINAHQWSETVQPIMEALRDATRRRAFTLVSQAYTSIIADDFAAFVGLPVEEAVKGILEQGWQADSTTRMVMPKKPVAGALDASFNRFIPLSEPAPVPPTPNEQQLARLTDYVAFLEN from the coding sequence ATGCCAGTAGCGGTGATGGCAGAAAGTGCCTTTAGTTTCAAAAAGTTGCTGGATCAGTGTGAGAACCAGGAGCTCGAGGCTCCTGGAGGAATTGCTACTCCCCCAGTGTATGGTCAGCTGTTAGCTTTGTATCTGCTCCACAATGACATGAATAATGCAAGATATCTTTGGAAACGGATACCACCTGCTATAAAATCTGCAAATTCTGAACTTGGGGGAATTTGGTCAGTAGGACAAAGAATCTGGCAGAGAGATTTCCCTGGGATCTATACGACCATCAACGCACACCAGTGGTCTGAGACGGTCCAGCCAATCATGGAAGCACTTAGAGATGCAACGAGGAGGAGAGCCTTCACCCTGGTCTCACAAGCCTACACCTCCATCATCGCTGATGACTTCGCAGCCTTTGTTGGCCTCCCTGTGGAAGAGGCTGTGAAAGGTATATTAGAACAAGGATGGCAAGCCGACTCCACCACTAGAATGGTTATGCCCAAAAAGCCAGTTGCAGGGGCCCTGGATGCGTCTTTTAACCGGTTTATTCCCTTATCAGAGCCTGCCCCAGTGCCCCCGACCCCCAACGAACAGCAGTTAGCCAGACTGACCGATTATGTGGCTTTCCTCGAAAACTGA